GCACTTGTCATTGGACTCCTGACGTTTATTGTCTCGTTAGGACTATACACCGGGTTTGACGCAACGACGGCAACGTTCCAAAACGTCACACAGCAGGCATGGATTCCCGGTTTAGGTACAAGTTACCACATCGGCATCGATGGCATTTCACTATGGTTAGTGTTGCTTACAACTTTCCTGACACCGGTGTGTATCCTTGCGGCATGGAACTCAATCGAGAAAGGGCTAAGCGGTTTTATGATGTCGCTCCTCGCTCTTGAGACCGGGATGTTGGGTGTCTTCTGTGCTTTGGATCTGTTCCTCTTCTTTGTATTTTGGGAGTCGATGCTGATTCCGATGTACTTCCTCATCGGTATTTGGGGCGGAGAACGTCGAATTTATGCTACTGTGAAGTTCGTGCTTTATACAATGGCAGGCAGTGCGCTCATGCTGGTTGGCATCTTAGCACTCTACTTCCAAAACAACAATAGTTTCGACCTCACGACGCTCAGCGGTCCATTTGAACATTCAAATCTATTGTTCCTTGCGTTTTTCATTGCATTTGCCATTAAGGTTCCGCTCTTTCCCTTCCATACGTGGCTACCGGATGCCCACGTTGAAGCCCCCACGGTGGGAAGTGTAATCCTTGCCGGGGTGCTACTGAAAATGGGGACCTATGGGATCATCCGATTTTGTCTGCCACTTTTTCCCGATGCAGCGACTGAATTCACGCCCTTGATTGTGCCGCTCGCTGTAATTGGCATCATTTACGGCGCATTGGTGGCGATGGTTCAACCGGACCTGAAAAAACTGGTCGCATATTCCAGCGTAAGCCATCTTGGATTTGTTGTGTTGGGGTTGTTCTCTAAAAATCCCGCCGCTATTCAAGGAAGTGTCTTACAAATGATAAACCATGGCTTGAGCACGGGTGCGTTGT
This region of Candidatus Poribacteria bacterium genomic DNA includes:
- a CDS encoding NADH-quinone oxidoreductase subunit M codes for the protein MLLSIVIFLPLLGVIAIALLRGLGASAVKGIALVIGLLTFIVSLGLYTGFDATTATFQNVTQQAWIPGLGTSYHIGIDGISLWLVLLTTFLTPVCILAAWNSIEKGLSGFMMSLLALETGMLGVFCALDLFLFFVFWESMLIPMYFLIGIWGGERRIYATVKFVLYTMAGSALMLVGILALYFQNNNSFDLTTLSGPFEHSNLLFLAFFIAFAIKVPLFPFHTWLPDAHVEAPTVGSVILAGVLLKMGTYGIIRFCLPLFPDAATEFTPLIVPLAVIGIIYGALVAMVQPDLKKLVAYSSVSHLGFVVLGLFSKNPAAIQGSVLQMINHGLSTGALFLLVGMIYERRHSRMIVDFGGLAKGMPIFATIFMVVTLSSIGLPGLNGFVGEYMILFGSFVQGAFSKTYVVIATAGVILAAVYMLWMFQRVMFGTLDKTNEALPDLNAREIVVMLPILLFIVWIGVYPKPFLSKMEKSVGLVVTQVQTESAVGRAGEQTLQGTELALHGTQRAENEKIEKEAETK